The following are from one region of the Salvia splendens isolate huo1 chromosome 2, SspV2, whole genome shotgun sequence genome:
- the LOC121765187 gene encoding uncharacterized protein At2g27730, mitochondrial-like, with translation MALTSLASRAGLIRIMEGNLASSTYTLRYFSDGKGRVLSEEERAKETVYIQKMERERLEKQKKKAELEKADKGKSDKAAEDNK, from the exons ATGGCGTTGACATCACTCGCGTCGCGCGCTGGATTAATTCGGATCATGGAGGGGAACTTGGCATCATCTACTTACACTCTTCGCTATTTTAGTGACGGTAAAGGCCGTGTCCTCAGTGAAGAAGAGCGCGCTAAGGAAACCGTTTACATTCAG AAAATGGAGAGGGAAAGGTTGGagaagcagaagaagaaggCGGAGCTCGAGAAAGCTGACAAGGGCAAATCCGACAAG GCTGCCGAAGACAACAAGTAG
- the LOC121769984 gene encoding transcription repressor OFP13-like, producing MSKKMKMPSLLKYKNPKQPWQWPSCNINPATLSFRASNDDIFKTVNSVFLDTSDTPDSWFTNSSECASTTFSTDDHSEENNNNNNNDKALEMIIRDVRRSSERLFFEPGDTSSILLDKEPETTKKAAEAVLPFEESVALAMESEDPYMDFRKSMQEMVESHGLEEWDRLEELLGWYLRMNSKQNHGFIVGAFVDLLVGTVKDPSTAIYRSDSTSYSSADSCFSSPPSPVSCRDRVEGGEDAINVQS from the coding sequence ATGTccaagaaaatgaaaatgccaTCACTCCTCAAGTACAAAAACCCCAAGCAACCATGGCAATGGCCCTCTTGCAACATTAACCCGGCCACCCTTTCGTTCCGAGCAAGCAACGACGACATTTTCAAGACCGTAAACTCCGTCTTCCTCGACACCTCCGACACCCCCGACTCTTGGTTCACTAACTCCTCAGAGTGCGCCAGCACCACTTTCTCCACTGACGACCACTCTGAggaaaacaacaacaacaacaacaacgacAAGGCGCTAGAGATGATCATCCGAGACGTGAGGAGGTCATCGGAGAGGCTCTTCTTCGAGCCAGGCGACACGAGCTCGATCCTCCTCgacaaggagccggagacgacaAAGAAGGCCGCAGAGGCAGTGCTGCCGTTCGAGGAGAGCGTGGCGCTGGCGATGGAGTCGGAGGATCCTTACATGGATTTCAGGAAATCCATGCAGGAGATGGTGGAGAGCCATGGATTGGAGGAGTGGGACCGCTTGGAGGAGCTTCTTGGATGGTATTTGAGGATGAATTCCAAACAAAACCACGGATTTATCGTTGGCGCCTTCGTCGATCTCCTCGTCGGGACCGTCAAGGATCCTTCCACAGCCATTTATCGCTCCGATTCGACCTCCTATTCGTCTGCTGATTCTTGTTTCTCCTCCCCTCCTTCCCCTGTTTCTTGTCGGGATCGGGTTGAGGGAGGAGAAGATGCCATTAATGTACAATCTTAG
- the LOC121768106 gene encoding sm-like protein LSM36B — translation MSGTGEKLSGTKTPADFLKSIRGRPVVVKLNSGVDYRGILACLDGYMNIAMEQTEEYVNGQLKNKYGDAFIRGNNVLYISTSKGTLAEGA, via the exons atgagcgGTACCGGGGAGAAGCTGTCGGGCACTAAAACTCCTGCAGATTTTCTGAAATCTATACGTGGGCGACCTGTGGTTGTCAAATTGAACTCCGGAGTCGATTACAGAG GTATCCTTGCTTGTCTGGATGGATACATGAATATTGCAATGGAACAAACAGAGGAGTACGTGAATGGCCAGCTGAAGAACAAATATGGAGATGCCTTCATTCGTGGAAATAATG TACTCTACATCAGCACATCGAAGGGAACCTTGGCTGAAGGAGCTTAG